One region of Glycine max cultivar Williams 82 chromosome 9, Glycine_max_v4.0, whole genome shotgun sequence genomic DNA includes:
- the LOC100799136 gene encoding C-terminal binding protein AN — MPHRNNPAPLPLVVTLNCVEDCSLEFESLAGVATVEHVPLSRLSDGKIESAAAVLLHSLAYLPRAAQRRLRSYHLILCLGSADRAVDSALAADLGLRLVHVDTSRAEEIADTVMALFLGLLRRTHLLSRHALSASGWLGSVQPLCRGMRRCRGLVLGIVGISSSARSLATRSLAFKMSVLYFDARAEKGKVKFPPAARRMDTLNDLLAASDLISLHCALTNETMQIINAECLQHVKPGAFIVNTGSSQLLDDCAVKQLLIDGTLAGCALDGAEGPQWMEAWVKEMPNVLILPRSADYSEEVWMEIREKAISILQTFFIDGIIPKNAMSDVEEESEVDNESEQSDQQYNGNALQIIVREQTDDVHVSPDNSQKKISTQMKESSSQHQVSSLSQSTSARSEGRRSRSGKKAKKRHTRHKSQQKHEDPSALEKEGTSQRDDTAMSGTDQALSSSSEDSRNRKTPIESMQEPTGAQVIKSSLRLSGNCTELLKDGYIIALYARDCSALHVSRQRVKGGGWIMDSMSNVSKRDPAAQFLIIFRSKDTIGLRSLAAGGKLLQINRRMEFVFASHSFDVWENWTLEGSLQECRLVNCRNPSAVLDVRVEILATVGEDGVTRWLE, encoded by the exons ATGCCTCACCGTAACAACCCTGCGCCTCTCCCCCTTGTCGTCACCCTAAACTGCGTCGAGGACTGTTCCCTCGAATTCGAATCCCTCGCCGGCGTCGCCACCGTCGAACATGTTCCCCTCAGCCGCCTCTCCGACGGCAAGATCGAGTCCGCCGCCGCCGTGCTCCTCCACTCCCTCGCCTACCTCCCCCGCGCCGCCCAGCGCCGCCTCCGCTCCTACCACCTCATCCTCTGCCTTGGGTCCGCCGACCGCGCCGTCGACTCCGCCCTCGCCGCTGACCTCGGCCTCCGCCTCGTCCACGTCGACACCTCGCGCGCCGAGGAGATCGCGGACACTGTCATGGCGCTCTTCCTCGGCCTCCTACGCCGCACGCACCTCCTCTCCCGCCACGCGCTCTCCGCCTCCGGCTGGCTCGGCTCCGTTCAGCCGCTCTGCCGCGGCATGCGCCGCTGCCGCGGCCTCGTTCTCGGCATCGTCGGAATCTCCTCTTCCGCTAGGTCCTTGGCCACTCGCAGCTTGGCCTTCAAAATGAGCGTGCTGTATTTCGATGCTCGCGCG gaaaaaggaaaagtaaAGTTCCCTCCTGCAGCACGAAGAATGGATACTCTTAATGATTTACTAGCTGCAAGTGATCTTATATCACTACATTGTGCTTTAACAAATGAAACAATGCAGATTATTAATGCTGAATGTCTTCAACATGTAAAACCTG GAGCTTTTATTGTAAATACGGGCAGTAGTCAACTTTTGGATGATTGTGCTGTAAAGCAGCTCTTGATTGATGGAACCTTAGCTGGATGTGCTTTGGATGGGGCAGAAGGGCCTCAATGGATGGAAGCATGG GTGAAGGAGATGCCTAACGTGTTGATACTTCCTCGAAGTGCAGATTACAGTGAAGAGGTTTGGATGGAAATAAGGGAGAAAGCTATATCTATATTGCAAACATTCTTCATTGATGGAATTATACCAAAGAATGCCATGTCAGATGTGGAAGAAGAGAGTGAGGTTGACAATGAAAGCGAACAATCTGATCAGCAATACAACGGAAATGCTCTCCAGATTATTGTTAGAGAGCAAACAGATGATGTTCATGTAAGTCCTGACAATTcccaaaagaaaataagtactCAAATGAAAGAGTCTTCGTCCCAGCATCAGGTTTCAAGTTTGTCTCAGAGTACCTCTGCTAGATCTGAAGGAAGGCGCAGCAGGTCAGGTAAAAAGGCCAAAAAAAGGCATACCCGTCACAAGTCCCAACAAAAACATGAAGATCCTTCTGCACTGGAGAAAGAAGGCACATCTCAGAGAGATGATACTGCTATGAGTGGCACTGACCAAGCTTTGAGCTCTAGCTCTGAAGACTCAAGAAATAGAAAAACTCCAATAGAATCTATGCAAGAACCCACTGGTGCTCAAGTCATAAAGTCAAGTCTGAGACTTAGTGGAAACTGTACTGAACTATTGAAAGATGGATATATTATTGCTCTGTATGCAAGAGACTGTTCTGCACTTCATGTCTCAAGGCAAAGGGTTAAAGGTGGAGGTTGGATCATGGATTCCATGTCAAATGTGTCAAAAAGAGACCCTGCTGCACAGTTCCTCATCATCTTCAGAAGCAAG GACACAATTGGATTGCGATCCCTTGCTGCTGGTGGAAAATTATTGCAG ATCAATAGAAGAATGGAGTTTGTATTTGCTAGTCATAGTTTTGATGTTTGGGAGAACTGGACTCTAGAAGGTTCCTTACAGGAATGCAGACTGGTGAACTGTAGAAACCCATCA GCTGTTTTGGATGTACGCGTTGAGATTTTGGCAACTGTAGGCGAAGATGGAGTTACTCGTTGGCTTGAATAG